The following proteins are encoded in a genomic region of Pseudomonas saponiphila:
- a CDS encoding ABC transporter ATP-binding protein: protein MAVASGAYKKALEGDQTPKQVLVKIDRVTKKFDETVAVDDVSLEIKKGEIFALLGGSGSGKSTLLRMLAGFERPTEGRIFLDGVDITDMPPYERPINMMFQSYALFPHMTVAQNIAFGLKQDKIPPAEIDARVAEMLKLVQMSQYAKRKPHQLSGGQRQRVALARSLAKRPKLLLLDEPMGALDKKLRSQMQLELVEIIERVGVTCVMVTHDQEEAMTMAERIAIMHLGWIAQIGSPIDIYETPVSRLVCEFIGNVNIFEGEVVDDAEGHALITCKDLDRNIYVGHGISTSVQDKSVTYAIRPEKLLVTAEMPTCENNWSSGKVHDIAYLGGHSVFYVELPSGKLVQSFVANAERRGARPTWGDQVYVWWEDDSGVVLRS, encoded by the coding sequence ATGGCAGTTGCCTCCGGCGCCTATAAGAAAGCCCTCGAGGGCGACCAGACACCTAAGCAGGTGCTGGTCAAGATCGACCGGGTCACGAAGAAGTTCGACGAGACGGTTGCCGTGGACGATGTGTCCCTGGAAATCAAGAAGGGCGAGATCTTCGCCCTGCTCGGCGGTTCGGGTTCGGGCAAGTCCACCTTGCTGCGGATGCTGGCCGGTTTCGAACGGCCAACGGAGGGGCGAATCTTCCTCGATGGCGTGGACATCACTGACATGCCGCCCTACGAGCGGCCGATCAACATGATGTTCCAGTCCTACGCGCTGTTCCCGCACATGACCGTGGCCCAGAACATCGCCTTCGGCCTCAAGCAGGACAAGATCCCGCCGGCGGAAATCGACGCGCGGGTGGCAGAAATGCTCAAGCTGGTGCAGATGAGCCAGTACGCCAAGCGCAAGCCGCACCAGCTGTCCGGTGGCCAGCGCCAGCGCGTGGCCCTGGCCCGTTCCCTGGCCAAGCGTCCGAAGTTGTTGCTGCTGGACGAACCCATGGGCGCGCTGGACAAGAAACTGCGTTCGCAGATGCAGCTGGAACTGGTGGAAATCATCGAGCGCGTTGGCGTGACCTGCGTGATGGTGACCCACGACCAGGAAGAAGCCATGACCATGGCTGAACGCATCGCCATCATGCACCTGGGCTGGATCGCCCAGATCGGCAGCCCGATCGACATCTATGAAACCCCGGTCAGCCGCCTGGTCTGCGAATTCATCGGCAACGTCAACATCTTCGAGGGTGAAGTGGTGGACGATGCCGAAGGCCACGCCTTGATCACCTGCAAGGACCTGGATCGCAACATCTACGTTGGCCACGGCATCAGTACCTCGGTGCAGGACAAGTCGGTGACCTACGCGATTCGCCCCGAGAAGCTGCTGGTCACCGCCGAAATGCCGACCTGCGAGAACAACTGGTCCAGCGGCAAGGTGCATGACATCGCCTACCTGGGCGGGCATTCGGTGTTCTATGTCGAGCTACCGAGCGGCAAGCTGGTGCAGTCCTTCGTCGCCAACGCCGAGCGCCGTGGCGCGCGGCCGACCTGGGGTGACCAGGTCTACGTCTGGTGGGAAGACGACAGCGGCGTGGTACTGCGCTCATGA
- a CDS encoding ABC transporter permease subunit, which yields MPGGRQMVIGVPFVWLFLFFMLPFFIVLKISFAEADVAIPPYTEIYSYVDQKLQVLLNLGNYAMLGDDELYIAAYLGSLKMAFFSTILCLLIGYPMAYAIASARKELQTVLVLLIMMPTWTAILIRVYAWMGILSNNGLLNGFLLSMGWINEPLQILNTNIAVYIGVVYSYLPFMILPLYANLVKHDTSLLEAAADLGSSTFNSFWKITVPLSKNGIIAGCMLVFIPVVGEFVIPELLGGPETLMIGKVLWQEFFNNRDWPVASALAVVMLAILIVPIILFNRSQAKEMEGKE from the coding sequence ATTCCCGGTGGCCGTCAGATGGTCATCGGGGTTCCGTTCGTCTGGCTGTTCCTGTTCTTCATGCTGCCGTTCTTCATCGTCCTGAAGATCAGCTTCGCCGAAGCGGACGTGGCCATTCCGCCGTACACCGAGATCTACAGCTACGTCGACCAGAAGCTCCAGGTGCTGCTCAACCTGGGCAACTACGCCATGCTGGGGGACGACGAGCTGTACATCGCCGCCTACCTCGGCTCGCTGAAGATGGCGTTCTTCAGCACTATCCTCTGCCTGCTGATCGGCTACCCGATGGCCTATGCCATCGCCAGTGCCCGCAAAGAGCTGCAGACCGTGCTGGTGCTGCTGATCATGATGCCGACCTGGACCGCGATCCTGATCCGCGTCTATGCCTGGATGGGCATCCTCAGCAACAACGGCCTGCTCAACGGCTTCCTGCTGTCCATGGGCTGGATCAACGAGCCGCTACAGATCCTCAACACCAACATCGCGGTGTACATCGGCGTGGTCTATTCCTACCTGCCGTTCATGATCCTGCCGCTGTACGCCAACCTGGTGAAGCACGACACCAGCCTGCTGGAGGCCGCTGCCGACCTGGGCTCGAGTACCTTCAACAGCTTCTGGAAGATCACCGTGCCGCTGTCCAAGAACGGCATCATCGCCGGCTGCATGCTGGTGTTCATCCCGGTGGTGGGCGAGTTCGTGATTCCTGAACTGCTGGGCGGCCCGGAAACCCTGATGATCGGCAAGGTGCTGTGGCAAGAGTTCTTCAACAACCGTGACTGGCCGGTGGCGTCCGCCCTGGCGGTGGTGATGCTGGCGATCCTGATTGTGCCGATCATCCTGTTCAACCGCAGTCAGGCCAAGGAAATGGAGGGCAAGGAATGA
- a CDS encoding ABC transporter permease subunit has translation MKRFSFSSLMLVLGLLFIYLPMLILVIYSFNASKLVTVWGGWSINWYIGLLDNTQLMGSVVRSLEIACYTAVAAVALGTLAAFVLTRITHFKGRTLFGGLVTAPLVMPEVITGLSLLLLFVAMAQAVGWPQERGIVTIWIAHTTFCAAYVAVVVSARLRELDLSIEEAAMDLGARPWKVFFLITIPMIAPSLAAGGMMSFALSLDDLVLASFVSGPGSTTLPMEVFSAVRLGVKPEINAVASLILLAVSLVTFLVWFFSRRAEESRKRAIQQAIEESAADSWKQPDVRRAQASETV, from the coding sequence ATGAAGCGCTTCAGTTTCTCCAGCCTGATGCTGGTGTTGGGCCTGTTGTTCATCTACCTGCCGATGCTGATCCTGGTGATCTACTCGTTCAACGCCTCGAAACTGGTGACCGTTTGGGGCGGCTGGTCGATCAACTGGTACATCGGCCTGCTGGACAACACCCAGCTGATGGGCTCGGTGGTGCGTTCCCTGGAGATCGCCTGCTACACCGCCGTGGCGGCGGTGGCCCTGGGCACCCTGGCGGCGTTCGTGCTGACCCGGATCACCCACTTCAAGGGCCGCACCCTGTTCGGTGGCCTGGTGACCGCGCCGCTGGTGATGCCCGAGGTGATCACCGGTCTGTCCTTGCTGCTGCTGTTCGTGGCCATGGCTCAGGCTGTGGGCTGGCCGCAGGAGCGCGGCATCGTCACCATCTGGATCGCCCACACCACGTTCTGCGCGGCCTATGTGGCGGTGGTGGTGTCGGCTCGCCTGCGCGAGCTGGACCTGTCCATCGAAGAGGCGGCCATGGACCTGGGGGCGCGGCCGTGGAAGGTGTTCTTCCTGATCACCATCCCGATGATCGCGCCCTCGCTGGCGGCCGGCGGCATGATGTCCTTTGCCCTGTCCCTGGATGACCTGGTGCTGGCCAGTTTCGTTTCCGGCCCGGGTTCCACCACCTTGCCGATGGAAGTGTTCTCGGCGGTGCGCCTGGGGGTCAAACCAGAGATCAACGCCGTGGCCAGCCTGATCCTGCTGGCGGTGTCCCTGGTGACCTTCCTGGTCTGGTTCTTCAGCCGTCGCGCCGAAGAATCCCGCAAGCGGGCGATCCAGCAGGCCATCGAAGAAAGCGCCGCCGACTCGTGGAAGCAGCCGGACGTGCGTCGGGCCCAGGCATCGGAAACCGTCTGA